TCACTAGCATTTTCATAAATACCCTTTGCCGAAGCCGGATTTAAGATTTCATTGATTCCAAAATATCTTTGCAATTCTAAGTGAGACCAGTGATACAACGGATTTCGCATGGTATAAGGAACTGTTTCAGCCCACTTTTCAAACTTTTCATAATCAGTTGCATTTCCTGTGCAAAACCGCTCATTAATTCCGTTAGCACGCATACCACGCCATTTATAATGATCGCCATATAACCACGCTTGCGTTAAATTTTCAAAGTTTCCATTCTCCAAAATGTCTTTCGGCGGCAAGTGATTATGATAATCAATAATGGGCATCTCTTTAGCGAAATCGTGATATAGCATTTCTGCTGTCTTGCTTTGAAGTAGGAAGTTTTCGTCTAGGAATTTTTTCATGAAACCAGTTATAAAATTAATACGTTAAGGAATTTAGGAGTTATTGGACTCGTTATTCTTTTTTTTCATTGTCGATCTTGTTTTGGACATTATAGCAGTTAATTCTGAGCTTTCTAATATGAGTTTTCTTAAACTTTCATCCTTAATTTCATCCAAATCTCTTATTAATTCCAACCAGAATAAAGATTCGTCAGACTCTTCTAAAACAATACAAATTTTAGCGTAAAACTCAGCATTTGATCTACCTCTACAAGCAGCTCTATAATTTGCTGCGACAGAAGTAGCTGATTTAATTAACTGCCGCTTTATAATGTACATTTCTTCAGACTTAGGTAAAGTTCTGCAGTACTTGATTACTTCAATACAAAATTGCTTTGAACGCAACTTCATCTTCTCACCAAAATCAAAATTTCCTGTCATACTTTATATATTTTAGTTTTAAGTTATTTACAAACTTGATAACTCAAAAACTCACAAACTCTTATAGCGACACTCCTCGCTTCCAAGGAATAAAGTCATCTTGATCATTTAACACAGCCTTGGCGATGGTATCACCACTCGCAACAGATATAATGAATTCTAGCAATCGTTCACCAGCTTGCTCAATGCTCTCTTCTCCTCTAATAATACTCCCAGTATCTA
This portion of the Spirosomataceae bacterium TFI 002 genome encodes:
- a CDS encoding four helix bundle protein, yielding MTGNFDFGEKMKLRSKQFCIEVIKYCRTLPKSEEMYIIKRQLIKSATSVAANYRAACRGRSNAEFYAKICIVLEESDESLFWLELIRDLDEIKDESLRKLILESSELTAIMSKTRSTMKKKNNESNNS